A single Vigna radiata var. radiata cultivar VC1973A chromosome 8, Vradiata_ver6, whole genome shotgun sequence DNA region contains:
- the LOC111242260 gene encoding uncharacterized protein LOC111242260, which translates to MEGNFEVVIHHSGKFIKEGKLTYEGESITYSFDPDMWSYFIVVSVVKGLGYDGFKELWYCVGGGSVLKNMLEPLLDDKGAMHMITLARLNGEVHFFVEHIVSEPEVIHMLEYVNENTAGGESQCEVPANEGERGHHVVEDEIQCEGKVTNDVNDDGNEVVEGEIECEGAVNDDVNDVVNDVVEGEIECEGSANDDLNDVGNDVVEGEIECEGAANDDINDCEGVANDVANDVVEDDVDGNAANDFMEGLVDVHVECDIEEEVGDEVGNVQVDVQSDGPSWAEMSDTDVDDSINSDKHRGLSDDDWESEELDSGMESDCEDDEKEGYGKFVTFSMPKTMVDYKWAVGTYFAEKQDFMDAIKTYAVQNGRNIKYLKNDKKRIRVKYMGGKGECPWMTYCGYMEAVKTWQLRTIVDNHSCSREHKVRLLNAKWLSKRLEK; encoded by the exons ATGGAGGGCAATTTCGAAGTTGTTATCCACCACAGTGGAAAGTTTATAAAAGAAGGGAAACTTACTTATGAGGGGGAGAGTATAACTTATTCCTTTGACCCTGACATGTGGAGTTATTTCATTGTAGTGAGTGTAGTCAAAGGTCTAGGTTATGATGGGTTTAAGGAGTTGTGGTACTGCGTAGGTGGTGGTTCTGTGTTAAAGAATATGTTGGAGCCTTTGTTGGATGATAAAGGAGCCATGCATATGATAACCTTAGCTAGGCTTAATGGTGAGGTGCATTTTTTTGTTGAGCACATAGTTTCTGAACCTGAGGTGATACATATGTTAGAATATGTTAATGAGAATACAGCTGGGGGTGAAAGTCAATGTGAGGTACCTGCCAATGAAGGTGAGAGAGGTCATCATGTTGTTGAAGATGAAATTCAATGTGAAGGGAAAGTTACTAATGATGTTAATGATGATGGTAATGAAGTTGTTGAAGGGGAAATTGAGTGTGAAGGAGCTGTTAATGATGATGTTAATGATGTTGTTAATGATGTTGTTGAAGGGGAAATTGAGTGTGAAGGGTCTGCTAATGATGATCTTAATGATGT NGGTAATGATGTTGTTGAAGGGGAAATTGAGTGTGAAGGGGCTGCTAATGATGATATCAATGATTGTGAAGGGGTTGCTAATGATGTTGCTAATGATGTTGTTGAAGATGATGTTGATGGTAATGCTGCCAATGATTTTATGGAAGGTTTGGTTGATGTGCACGTTGAATGTGATATAGAAGAGGAAGTTGGAGATGAAGTTGGTAATGTTCAAGTTGATGTGCAATCTGATGGACCATCATGGGCTGAGATGTCTGATACTGATGTTGATGATAGCATAAATAGTGATAAGCATAGAGGTTTGTCTGATGATGATTGGGAGTCTGAGGAGTTAGACAGTGGAATGGAAAGTGAttgtgaagatgatgaaaaggAGGGTTATGGGAAGTTTGTAACCTTTTCTATGCCTAAGACAATGGTAGACTATAAATGGGCTGTGGGAACTTATTTTGCTGAGAAGCAAGACTTTATGGATGCAATAAAAACGTATGCAGTACAAAATGGCAGAAATATTAAGTAtcttaaaaatgataagaagagAATTAGAGTCAAATATATGGGTGGTAAAGGAGAATGCCCCTGGATGACATATTGTGGATATATGGAAGCAGTTAAAACTTGGCAACTTAGGACTATTGTTGACAACCATAGCTGTAGTAGGGAGCACAAAGTAAGATTACTTAATGCAAAATGGTTGAGTAAGAGGTTGGAAAAATAG
- the LOC106770961 gene encoding bZIP transcription factor 60, producing MDTSEETLLTQFDWDSFFDQVPEFDAHDFLQDDTAPVSVAGDNPSPNDPVLSQIENMLMAHPENDVVSTETPLSESSESDFYRLLEEILVEPDEEPESERSKAESEEGSEKDRTGDAVSDEPTSKKLKRQLRNRDAAVRSRERKKAYLKDLEMKSRYLEGECRRLGHLLQFCYAENNALRLCLQSRGAYGASMTSQESAVLLLEPLLLGSLLWVMGIMCHLSLPLMLCLTAALPRENIVQKGVIKVTQKGPESNISKCFQMQSFVKSRRCRASRTKMKFIFMF from the exons ATGGATACTTCCGAAGAAACCCTACTCACCCAATTCGATTGGGATTCGTTCTTCGACCAGGTGCCTGAATTCGACGCCCATGATTTTTTGCAGGATGACACCGCTCCTGTTAGCGTCGCCGGCGACAATCCCTCCCCGAACGACCCCGTTTTGTCCCAAATCGAGAACATGCTCATGGCCCACCCCGAAAACGACGTCGTCTCCACCGAAACGCCATTGTCCGAGTCGTCTGAGTCCGACTTCTACAGGCTTCTCGAGGAGATTCTAGTGGAGCCCGATGAGGAACCGGAAAGTGAGCGTTCCAAGGCAGAGTCTGAGGAAGGCTCCGAAAAGGACAGAACCGGTGATGCAGTTTCCGATGAACCCACTtccaaaaagttaaaaag GCAGTTGAGGAATAGGGATGCTGCTGTGAGATCGAGGGAGAGGAAGAAGGCTTATTTGAAAGACCTGGAGATGAAGAGTAGGTATTTAGAAGGGGAATGCAGAAGACTGGGGCATTTGCTTCAGTTCTGCTATGCTGAGAACAATGCTTTGCGGCTTTGCTTGCAATCGCGTGGTGCATATGGTGCTTCCATGACCTCGCAGGAGTCTGCTGTGCTCTTGTTGG AACCTCTGCTGTTGGGTTCCCTGCTGTGGGTCATGGGCATCATGTGCCATCTCAGTCTGCCCCTAATGCTGTGTCTCACAGCAGCTCTTCCAAGAGAAAACATCGTACAGAAGGGCGTAATAAAGGTAACCCAAAAAGGTCCAGAAAGTAATATCTCCAAGTGTTTCCAGATGCAATCATTTGTAAAGAGTAGAAGATGCCGAGCTTCAAGAACAAAGATgaaattcatttttatgttcTAA
- the LOC106772463 gene encoding probable sodium/metabolite cotransporter BASS4, chloroplastic isoform X2, which yields MLRSEEIGAAVEAWPVGLFGLVSILFLTPYFSRIILQIQLQPQEFITGLAIFSCMPTTLSSGVALTQLAGGNSALALAMTVISNLLGIMIIPLSITKFVAAGVGVTLPIKQLFNSLVLTILIPLILGKVLRESFKGVADFVDKNRKLFSLISALFLSLVPWIQVSRSRPLLLSLKPDVFLIAIGLGTLLHLSLLVFNTIAVRSLSVISGGRNSTFSREENASALVLVASQKTLPVMVAVIEPLQGAFGESGLLVLPCVAAHLNQIIVDSFIVNFLRSRDNSNNVKVA from the exons ATGTTGCGTAGTGAAGAAATTGGTGCAGCTGTAGAAGCATGGCCTGTTGGACTCTTTGGGCTT GtgtctattttatttcttacaCCATACTTTTCCAGGATAATATTGCAAATTCAGCTCCAACCCCAGGAATTTATTACAg GGCTGGCTATATTTAGCTGTATGCCAACTACATTATCAAGTGGTGTCGCACTTACCCAG CTTGCTGGAGGAAATTCTGCGCTTGCTCTTGCAATGACTGTAATATCCAACTTGTTAGGAATAATGATT atTCCACTTTCCATCACAAAATTTGTAGCTGCTGGAGTTGGAGTAACTCTACCTATCAAGCAGTTATTTAACAGTCTTGTTCTGACCATATTAATCCCCCTTATCTTGGGAAAG GTTCTACGTGAATCTTTTAAAG GTGTGGCTGACTTTGTCGACAAAAACCGCAAGCTTTTCTCATTGATCAGTGCGCTTTTCCTTAGCCTT GTACCTTGGATACAGGTGAGTAGGTCAAGGCCACTGCTGTTATCGCTGAAGCCCGATGTTTTTCTCATAGCTATTGGACTGGGAAC ACTTCTTCATCTGTCTTTATTGGTTTTCAATACCATTGCTGTCCGGAGTCTCTCAGTTATCTCCGGTGGTAGAAACTCAACTTTTTCTCGGGAAGAAAATGCCAGTGCACTGGTACTTGTGGCAAGCCAG AAAACATTACCAGTAATGGTAGCAGTGATAGAGCCACTTCAAGGTGCATTTGGAGAGTCTGGACTACTTGTTCTTCCTTGTGTTGCAGCACACCTCAACCAG ATTATTGTTGACTCTTTTATCGTCAACTTCTTGCGTTCCCGAGACAATTCCAACAATGTCAAGGTGGCTTAA
- the LOC106772463 gene encoding probable sodium/metabolite cotransporter BASS4, chloroplastic isoform X1 — protein MFASASSQLLLRVHSLHSTEPMAHSLTLSRFPATISSSFHRHHYAVKPLTLRSVSRRLKPTLIRACDRSQQIGGNGSKGTKELSWLEPILKFARSNVLPLALVSAVTLGLTYPSLGCAADKFNVSKIGPFGIFVISGLMLRSEEIGAAVEAWPVGLFGLVSILFLTPYFSRIILQIQLQPQEFITGLAIFSCMPTTLSSGVALTQLAGGNSALALAMTVISNLLGIMIIPLSITKFVAAGVGVTLPIKQLFNSLVLTILIPLILGKVLRESFKGVADFVDKNRKLFSLISALFLSLVPWIQVSRSRPLLLSLKPDVFLIAIGLGTLLHLSLLVFNTIAVRSLSVISGGRNSTFSREENASALVLVASQKTLPVMVAVIEPLQGAFGESGLLVLPCVAAHLNQIIVDSFIVNFLRSRDNSNNVKVA, from the exons ATGTTCGCATCAGCTTCCTCCCAATTACTGTTAAGAGTTCACTCACTTCACTCCACGGAGCCAATGGCGCACTCACTCACCCTCTCGCGCTTTCCCGCCACCATTTCTTCCTCCTTTCACCGCCACCACTACGCCGTTAAACCCCTAACTCTCCGCTCCGTTTCTCGCCGTTTAAAACCCACACTCATCAGAGCCTGTGACCGATCGCAGCAG ATTGGTGGCAATGGAAGTAAAGGGACGAAAGAATTGAGTTGGCTGGAAccaattttgaaatttgctAGGAGCAACGTTCTACCTTTAG CTCTGGTTAGTGCAGTGACATTAGGATTAACATATCCTAGTCTTGGTTGTGCCGCTGATAAATTTAACGTGTCAAAAATTGGTCCCTTTGGAATTTTTGTGATCTCAG GACTGATGTTGCGTAGTGAAGAAATTGGTGCAGCTGTAGAAGCATGGCCTGTTGGACTCTTTGGGCTT GtgtctattttatttcttacaCCATACTTTTCCAGGATAATATTGCAAATTCAGCTCCAACCCCAGGAATTTATTACAg GGCTGGCTATATTTAGCTGTATGCCAACTACATTATCAAGTGGTGTCGCACTTACCCAG CTTGCTGGAGGAAATTCTGCGCTTGCTCTTGCAATGACTGTAATATCCAACTTGTTAGGAATAATGATT atTCCACTTTCCATCACAAAATTTGTAGCTGCTGGAGTTGGAGTAACTCTACCTATCAAGCAGTTATTTAACAGTCTTGTTCTGACCATATTAATCCCCCTTATCTTGGGAAAG GTTCTACGTGAATCTTTTAAAG GTGTGGCTGACTTTGTCGACAAAAACCGCAAGCTTTTCTCATTGATCAGTGCGCTTTTCCTTAGCCTT GTACCTTGGATACAGGTGAGTAGGTCAAGGCCACTGCTGTTATCGCTGAAGCCCGATGTTTTTCTCATAGCTATTGGACTGGGAAC ACTTCTTCATCTGTCTTTATTGGTTTTCAATACCATTGCTGTCCGGAGTCTCTCAGTTATCTCCGGTGGTAGAAACTCAACTTTTTCTCGGGAAGAAAATGCCAGTGCACTGGTACTTGTGGCAAGCCAG AAAACATTACCAGTAATGGTAGCAGTGATAGAGCCACTTCAAGGTGCATTTGGAGAGTCTGGACTACTTGTTCTTCCTTGTGTTGCAGCACACCTCAACCAG ATTATTGTTGACTCTTTTATCGTCAACTTCTTGCGTTCCCGAGACAATTCCAACAATGTCAAGGTGGCTTAA
- the LOC106772665 gene encoding condensin complex subunit 1 — protein MAPQFVFPRTLEDLEQEGLEDDNSLRVQNPVDVASFVSSKLEEFVKGVSFDLSDREILCIEEQDVFDRVYSLVRAFPILSPSSKLSLLETLRSNLAVLLPNVDSLSRASNDHVPIASHRNAFKIYSFFLLSILLALHSNTSKVVAPSARKKQAVNSWNWEAQRARILNLIANSLEINLELIFSSPDLDENYLSFITKNAFSMFEDALLLKDSDVKEALCRIIGACSTRYHYTAQSCASIVHLVHKYDFVVTHLADAVAGAEKKYGDGSLAVSLVREIGRTNPKDYLKDTAGAENVGRFLVELADRMPKLISTNIGILVPHFGGESYKIRNALVAVLGKLIAKAFKDVDVGEASSKSIRLRTKQAMLDILLERCRDVSAYTRSRVLQVWAELCEEHSISIGLWNEVAEVAAGRLEDKSAMVRKSALNLLIMMLQHNPFGPQLRVASFEATLDQYKMKLKELEPSEGAEPSSDADIFNGDGEVVDSNCETFVKGQQQDSLTDSCLSQSEDAIALQNSSVPDVGNLEQTRALIASLEAGLRFSKCIGATMPTLVQLMASSSATDVENTILLLMRCKQFQIDSSEECLRKMLPLIFSQDKAIYEAVESAFHTIYIRKSPIETANNLLSLATDSNIGDLAALECIVGALVSKGDISSSTISALWDFFCFNIGGTTAEQSRSALSVLCMVAQTSPGVLGSHLQDIIDIGFGRWSKVDPLLARTACLAIQRLSEEDKKKLLASSNVRIFGILESLITGFWLPANIWFAAADKAIAAIYAIHPTPETIAVDMIKKSLSSVCNDGGVNEQSHVDTVSGSVPLTVEVAKLSRCLFIVSHIAMNQLVYIESCARKIQKQKLAKEKKDSENQNLDCNDTVSAATQKDNDINTELGFTASEDAALDALFEKAEKEIISGGSNEKNLIGVCATFLSKLCRNFGLMQKYPELQASAMLALCRLMIIDADFCDANLQLLFTVVESAHSETVRSNCTIALGDLAVRFPNLLEPWTENMYSRLKDPCISVRKNAVLVLSHLILNDMMKVKGYINEMAVRLEDEDERISNLAKLFFIELSKKGNNPIYNLLPDILSKLSQQNLSKDSFCNIMQFLITSIKKDRQMEALVEKLCHRFSGVTDVRQWEYISYCLSQLSFTEKGMKKLIELFKSYEHVLSEDSVMDHFRNILNKGKKFAKVELKACIEEFEDKLNKFHTDRKEQEVTARNAQIHQRKIDSMEGFTVNSEDYLESNSASDETEGEVIDDRAEEATLPSNGKSESKHVPEDHSGASSELTESDQGDIEIQSSQVKTRGVRRSKTSKSSVKDEKGDDISVTRRNTRSSR, from the exons ATGGCTCCTCAGTTCGTCTTCCCTCGCACGCTGGAAGACCTGGAACAAGAAGGACTCGAAGACGATAACAGTCTCCGCGTTCAGAACCCTGTCGATGTCGCTTCCTTCGTCTCCTCCAAACTCGAAGAGTTCGTCAAAG GCGTCTCGTTTGATCTCTCGGACAGGGAAATTCTGTGCATCGAGGAGCAGGACGTCTTCGACCGCGTCTACTCCTTGGTTCGCGCCTTCCCCATTCTCTCCCCTTCCTCCAAGCTCAGCCTCCTCGAAACTCTCCGCTCCAACCTCGCCGTCCTCCTCCCCAACGTCGACTCCCTCTCCAGAGCTTCCAACGATCACGTCCCCATCGCCTCGCACCGCAACGCTTTTAAAATATActccttcttcctcctctccatTCTTCTCGCTCTACACTCCAACACCTCCAAG GTTGTCGCTCCAAGTGCTAGGAAGAAGCAAGCTGTGAATTCATGGAATTGGGAGGCACAGAGAGCTCGGATACTCAACCTCATTGCCAATTCGTTGGAGATAAACCTTGAATTGATTTTCAGTTCGCCGGACCTGGATGAAAACTACTTATCTTTTATTACAAA AAATGCTTTCTCTATGTTTGAGGATGCGTTGCTCTTAAAAGATTCGGATGTGAAAGAGGCCCTGTGCCGTATAATTGGAGCCTGCTCTACTAGGTATCATTACACGGCTCAGTCCTGTGCATCCATCGTGCACCTGGTTCACAAGTATGATTTTGTGGTCACGCACTTGGCTGATGCAGTGGCTGGTGCTGAGAAGAAGTATGGAGATGGAAGCCTCGCTGTGTCCCTTGTTAGGGAGATTGGAAGGACTAATCCCAAAGATTACCTGAAAGACACCGCTGGGGCTGAAAATGTGGGTCGTTTCCTGGTCGAGCTTGCTGACCGCATGCCAAAATTGATTTCTACTAACATTGGCATTCTTGTCCCTCACTTTGGTGGAGAGTCTTATAAGATACGGAACGCACTCGTTGCGGTGCTGGGGAAGCTAATAGCCAAGGCATTTAAAGATGTTGATGTTGGCGAAGCAAGTTCAAAGTCCATTCGTTTGCGTACCAAGCAAGCTATGTTGGACATCTTGCTTGAGCGTTGTAGAGATGTTTCTGCCTATACCAGAAGTCGAGTTCTTCAGGTGTGGGCTGAGTTATGTGAGGAGCACTCTATTTCAATTGGCCTGTGGAATGAGGTTGCAGAAGTTGCTGCTGGAAGGTTGGAGGACAAGAGTGCAATGGTCAGAAAGTCTGCTCTGAACCTGTTGATCATGATGTTGCAGCACAACCCTTTCGGTCCTCAGCTTCGAGTAGCCTCCTTTGAAGCAACCTTAGATCAGTACAAAATGAAGTTGAAAGAGCTTGAGCCTTCAGAAGGAGCAGAACCCTCCTCTGATGCTGATATTTTTAATGGTGATGGAGAAGTGGTTGATTCAAATTGTGAAACTTTTGTGAAGGGGCAGCAACAAGACAGTTTAACTGATAGTTGCTTGTCCCAGTCGGAAGATGCAATCGCTTTGCAGAACAGTAGTGTGCCGGATGTTGGGAACTTGGAACAGACTAGGGCATTGATTGCATCTCTTGAGGCTGGATTGCGGTTCTCTAAATGCATAGGAGCCACAATGCCAACCCTTGTCCAATTGATGGCTTCATCTTCTGCCACTGACGTTGAGAACACAATTCTCTTATTGATGAGATGTAAGCAGTTTCAGATTGACAGCTCCGAGGAATGTCTCCGAAAGATGTTACCACTT ATATTTTCTCAGGACAAAGCCATATATGAAGCAGTGGAGAGCGCTTTCCATACGATATACATCAGGAAAAGTCCAATCGAAACTGCCAATAACCTTTTGAGTCTTGCCACTGATTCCAATATAGGAGATCTAGCGGCCCTTGAGTGCATCGTTGGCGCCCTAGTATCTAAGGGTGATATATCTTCCAGCACG ATATCAGCATTATGGGATTTCTTTTGCTTCAATATTGGTGGAACCACGGCCGAGCAGAGCCGTAGTGCTTTATCAGTCCTCTGCATGGTTGCACAGACGTCACCTGGTGTGCTTGGCTCACACTTACAGGACATAATAGATATTGGGTTCGGTCGTTGGTCCAAAGTTGATCCTTTGCTAGCAAGGACAGCTTGTCTTGCTATCCAAAGACTGTCTGAAGAAGACAAGAAAAAACTGTTGGCTAGTAGTAATGTTCGAATATTTGGTATACTAGAAAGTTTAATAACTGGTTTTTGGCTTCCGGCAAATATTTGGTTTGCTGCTGCTGACAAAGCCATAGCTGCCATCTATGCCATTCACCCTACCCCAGAAACCATAGCTGttgatatgataaaaaaatctcTCAGTTCTGTCTGTAATGATGGTGGTGTCAATGAGCAGAGTCACGTTGACACAGTTAGTGGCAGTGTGCCTCTCACAGTTGAAGTAGCAAAACTTAGCAGATGTTTATTTATAGTAAGTCATATTGCAATGAATCAACTGGTATATATAGAGTCCTGTGCCCGTAAAATTCAGAAGCAGAAACTTGCTAAAGAGAAAAAGGACAGTGAGAATCAGAACCTAGACTGTAATGACACAGTGTCAGCTGCTACACAGAAG GATAATGATATAAATACAGAGTTAGGATTTACTGCCTCTGAGGATGCAGCACTTGATGCTTTGTTTGAAAAAGcagagaaagaaataatatctGGTGGTTCAAATGAAAAGAATTTGATTGGTGTCTGTGCAACATTTTTGTCAAAGCTTTGTAGAAATTTTGGACTAATGCAGAAG TATCCAGAATTACAGGCATCTGCAATGCTTGCTTTGTGTCGATTGATGATTATTGATGCAGATTTTTG TGATGCAAATCTCCAACTCCTTTTTACGGTTGTGGAAAGCGCACATTCTGAAACTGTCCGTTCTAATTGCACAATTGCATTGGGAGATTTAGCAGTACGGTTTCCAAATCTTTTAGAACCATGGACAGAAAACATGTATTCCCGCCTAAAAGATCCCTGTATATCTGTTAGGAAGAATGCTGTATTGGTGCTTTCACATCTCATACTAAATGACATGATGAAG GTGAAAGGGTACATCAATGAAATGGCTGTAAGattagaagatgaagatgagagaATTTCAAACCTAGCTAAGctattttttattgaactttCCAAGAAAG GAAACAATCCAATATATAACTTACTTCCGGATATACTAAGCAAATTATCTCAGCAAAATCTGAGCAAAGATTCTTTTTGCAACATCAtgcaatttttaattacttcCATAAAAAAG GATAGACAAATGGAAGCTCTAGTGGAAAAGCTATGCCATCGGTTTAGTGGTGTTACGG ATGTCCGACAATGGGAATATATATCATATTGTCTCTCTCAGTTATCGTTTACGGAAAAAGGGATGAAAAAACTCATAGAGTTATTTAAGTCATATGAGCATGTCTTGTCCGAGGATTCTGTTATGGATCACTTCAGGAACATACTGAACaag GGCAAGAAGTTTGCGAAGGTTGaacttaaagcttgcattgaaGAGTTTGAGGATAAACTCAATAAGTTTCACACGGATAGAAAGGAACAGGAAGTTACTGCTCGAAATGCCCAAATTCATCAAAGGAAGATTGACAGTATGGAGGGTTTTACTGTGAATTCTGAGGATTACTTGGAGTCTAATTCTGCTTCAG ATGAAACGGAAGGTGAAGTAATTGATGATCGCGCGGAAGAGGCGACGTTGCCATCAAATGGGAAATCAGAATCTAAACATGTGCCAGAAGATCATTCTGGTGCTTCGAGTGAGTTGACAGAGTCGGATCAAGGGGATATTGAAATCCAATCTTCCCAGGTTAAGACGAGAG GGGTTCGTCGGTCCAAAACTAGTAAAAGCAGTGTTAAAGATGAAAAAGGTGATGATATCTCTGTCACCAGAAGGAATACTCGGTCAAGCAG GTAG
- the LOC106770102 gene encoding uncharacterized protein LOC106770102: MAYKEKAIASEQVDGSFKDQFKRIYDYANELLARNPRSTMKVKVEDGGSGPIFKRFYCCLKACKDNFVSCRPIIGLDGAFLKGRYGGELLTVVGRDANDQMLPLAYAVVEVENKDTWKWFLELLVEDLGGEEVSSSFTLMSDQQKLKRLMWKAASATQPQAWELEMRNIKQLNDEAFKYLLKIPPSWSAEKLFEVRHVSQAGDRFVVNLDEHSCTCRKWAISGVPCCHSLTAMKFLNLQREEFIPCCFRKTTHEETYTPIVYPINGQNMWEITPYVDVLPPPKRIMPGRPKKKRRLEQWELVKDDNRMTKGGIKKRCAICKQLGHNKTSCTQSTEPMMSSTNEDEVAL, translated from the exons ATGGCTTATAAGGAAAAGGCCATTGCTTCAGAGCAAGTTGACGGGTCTTTCAAAGACCAATTTAAAAGGATTTATGATTATGCAAATGAGTTGCTAGCTCGTAATCCAAGATCCACAATGAAGGTAAAGGTTGAAGATGGTGGCAGTGGaccaatatttaaaagattttattgttGTCTAAAGGCCTGCAAGGATAATTTTGTGTCCTGCAGGCCAATTATTGGACTAGATGGTGCGTTTTTGAAAGGAAGATATGGTGGTGAATTATTAACTGTTGTTGGTAGAGATGCAAATGATCAAATGTTACCTCTAGCTTATGCCGTGGTGGAGGTAGAGAACAAGGATACTTGGAAATGGTTTCTTGAACTTCTTGTTGAAGATCTTGGTGGGGAGGAAGTGAGTTCATCATTTACATTGATGTCGGATCAACAAAAG TTGAAGCGTTTGATGTGGAAGGCAGCATCAGCAACCCAACCACAAGCATGGGAATTagaaatgagaaatataaaacaacTAAATGATGAGGCCTTTAAATATTTGCTGAAAATTCCTCCCAG CTGGTCAGCAGAGAAGCTTTTTGAAGTGCGCCATGTCTCCCAAGCTGGTGACAGGTTTGTTGTCAATTTAGATGAACATTCATGTACATGCAGGAAGTGGGCTATCAGTGGCGTACCATGTTGTCACTCTTTGACTGCTATGAAATTCCTAAATCTACAACGAGAGGAATTCATACCATGCTGCTTTAGGAAGACAACACATGAAGAAACTTACACTCCAATTGTGTATCCAATTAATGGTCAGAACATGTGGGAGATTACCCCATATGTTGATGTGTTGCCTCCACCAAAAAGAATAATGCCTGGGAGACCAAAGAAGAAGCGAAGGTTGGAGCAATGGGAGTTGGTGAAGGACGATAACAGAATGACAAAGGGTGGTATAAAGAAAAGATGTGCAATATGCAAGCAACTGGGCCACAACAAAACATCTTGCACCCAGTCAACTGAACCAATGATGTCGTCAACAAATGAAGATGAAGTTGCCTTATAA